One Mycolicibacterium goodii genomic region harbors:
- the argJ gene encoding bifunctional glutamate N-acetyltransferase/amino-acid acetyltransferase ArgJ, with product MTSNVDAKLVRTQGVTAPAGFRATGIPAGIKASGALDLALVFNEGPDHNAAGVFTRNQIKAAPVQWSQQVLKTGKLRAVILNSGGANACTGPLGFQDAHATAEAVAAALSDWGTETGAIEVAVCSTGLIGDRLPMDKVLAGVTEIVHEMAGGLTGGDEAARAIMTTDTVPKQVALHADKWTVGGMAKGAGMMAPSLATMLVVLTTDAVADSAALDTALRRAAAKTFDRLDIDGSCSTNDTVLLLSSGASEFTPSQDELDAAILAVCDDLCAQLQADAEGVTKRIDITVTGAVSEDEALTAARAVARDSLVKTALFGSDANWGRVLAAVGIAPVTLDPQRISVSFNGSPVCIDGAGAPGAREVDLSGGDIHVVIDLACGEHTASVRTTDLSHAYVEENSAYSS from the coding sequence GTGACGTCGAATGTGGATGCCAAGCTGGTTCGGACCCAGGGCGTTACCGCGCCCGCCGGGTTCCGGGCCACCGGAATCCCGGCCGGTATCAAGGCATCCGGCGCACTCGACCTCGCGCTGGTGTTCAACGAGGGGCCCGACCACAATGCCGCGGGCGTGTTCACCCGCAACCAGATCAAGGCCGCACCGGTGCAGTGGTCGCAGCAGGTTCTCAAGACCGGGAAGCTGCGCGCGGTCATCCTCAACTCCGGCGGCGCCAACGCCTGCACCGGTCCGCTGGGATTCCAGGACGCCCACGCCACCGCCGAGGCCGTCGCCGCGGCATTGAGCGACTGGGGCACCGAGACGGGCGCGATCGAGGTCGCGGTGTGCTCCACCGGGCTGATCGGCGACCGGCTGCCGATGGACAAGGTGCTCGCGGGCGTCACCGAGATCGTGCACGAGATGGCCGGTGGGCTCACCGGTGGTGACGAGGCCGCCCGGGCCATCATGACCACCGACACCGTGCCGAAACAGGTTGCGCTGCACGCCGACAAGTGGACGGTCGGCGGCATGGCCAAGGGTGCGGGCATGATGGCGCCGTCGTTGGCCACCATGCTCGTGGTGCTCACCACCGACGCCGTCGCCGATTCGGCCGCGCTGGACACCGCCCTGCGTCGTGCCGCCGCCAAGACGTTCGACCGCCTCGACATCGACGGCAGCTGCTCGACCAACGACACCGTGCTGCTGCTGAGTTCGGGTGCCAGCGAGTTCACGCCCAGCCAGGACGAACTCGACGCGGCGATCCTCGCCGTGTGCGACGACCTGTGCGCACAACTGCAGGCCGATGCCGAAGGCGTCACCAAGCGCATCGACATCACCGTCACCGGCGCGGTCAGCGAGGACGAGGCGCTGACTGCCGCGCGCGCCGTGGCCCGCGACAGCCTGGTCAAGACCGCGCTGTTCGGTTCCGACGCCAACTGGGGCCGCGTGCTGGCGGCCGTCGGGATCGCCCCCGTGACACTGGATCCGCAGCGGATCAGCGTGTCCTTCAACGGATCCCCGGTGTGCATCGACGGTGCCGGTGCGCCGGGTGCGCGTGAGGTCGACCTGTCCGGCGGGGACATCCACGTCGTGATCGATCTGGCCTGCGGCGAGCACACCGCGAGCGTCCGCACGACGGATCTGTCCCACGCCTACGTCGAAGAGAACTCGGCGTAC
- a CDS encoding rhomboid-like protein, whose amino-acid sequence MRASAIMAKLARIPVTLAYAASLVAVTGVLFALGPQVQDRVLLAASTNLHNLRHGHFATLVSSAFVTDAGPMYAWLPGLMCLLTLAELMWRSSRMLLALAVGHVGATALVAVGLVFAIHHGWAPAEVSRDVDVGVSYGAAGVLGALTAAIPRSWRPVWIGWWLGVAVSVAAGVDGMAAGFTDIGHIVALLLGMVLSARLGRPDGWTTTRFVLLFVASVFGLLLLASSELLIVAAPAAGAVGGLAGYAAGNAFGGRQADRL is encoded by the coding sequence ATGCGGGCGTCGGCGATCATGGCCAAGCTGGCGCGCATCCCGGTGACGCTGGCATACGCCGCGAGCCTCGTCGCCGTCACCGGGGTGCTGTTCGCGCTCGGTCCGCAGGTCCAGGACCGCGTGCTGCTCGCGGCCAGCACCAATCTGCACAACCTGCGCCACGGTCATTTCGCGACGCTTGTCAGCAGCGCGTTCGTCACCGACGCCGGGCCCATGTACGCATGGCTGCCGGGCCTGATGTGCCTGCTGACCCTCGCCGAACTGATGTGGCGCAGTTCCCGGATGCTGCTGGCCCTTGCCGTGGGGCACGTCGGGGCCACCGCCCTCGTCGCCGTCGGACTCGTGTTCGCGATCCACCATGGCTGGGCGCCCGCCGAGGTGAGCCGCGACGTCGACGTCGGGGTCAGCTACGGAGCCGCTGGCGTGCTCGGGGCCCTCACCGCCGCCATCCCTCGGTCGTGGCGCCCGGTGTGGATCGGCTGGTGGCTGGGGGTGGCCGTGAGCGTCGCGGCCGGGGTGGACGGGATGGCCGCGGGCTTCACCGATATCGGCCACATCGTGGCGTTGCTGCTGGGCATGGTGCTGTCGGCCCGCCTCGGCCGGCCCGACGGCTGGACCACCACGCGGTTCGTGCTGCTGTTTGTCGCGTCGGTGTTCGGTCTGCTGCTGCTGGCCAGTAGCGAATTGCTCATCGTGGCAGCCCCCGCGGCGGGCGCCGTGGGAGGGCTCGCGGGGTATGCGGCGGGAAACGCATTCGGAGGCCGACAAGCCGATCGCCTATGA
- a CDS encoding adenylate/guanylate cyclase domain-containing protein — protein MKGESFDERSGRDGGDPRHEAQHETPQGIPVGLPGPLGWLQNANRSPGVIAAVRRVRRALPGDPDFGDPLSVSGDGGPRAAARVADRLLERDAASREVSLGALQVWQALTERVSGKPANREVTLVFTDLVGFSSWSLRAGDDATLRLLRRVAQVAEPPLLEARGHIVKRMGDGMMAAFTDPTTALRAVLVALDAVNSIEVDGYTPRMRVGMHTGRPQRIGSDWLGVDVNITARVMERAAKGGLMVSHTTLAGIADDDLAELGVTVKRERRQIFSPRPEGVPQDLVMYRVRTPSMLPGRRPLQQGPPDA, from the coding sequence GTGAAAGGCGAATCGTTCGACGAACGATCCGGCCGAGACGGGGGAGACCCCCGCCACGAGGCGCAGCACGAAACACCTCAGGGGATACCCGTCGGTCTGCCCGGGCCGTTGGGATGGCTGCAGAACGCCAATCGCAGCCCCGGCGTGATCGCCGCCGTGCGACGGGTGCGCCGCGCGCTGCCGGGAGATCCCGATTTCGGAGACCCGCTCTCGGTGAGCGGCGATGGCGGCCCGCGTGCGGCCGCGCGCGTGGCGGATCGGTTGCTCGAGCGTGATGCCGCGTCGCGCGAGGTGAGTCTCGGTGCGCTGCAGGTGTGGCAGGCGCTGACCGAGCGCGTGTCCGGCAAACCGGCCAACCGCGAGGTCACGCTCGTCTTCACCGACCTCGTCGGCTTCTCGTCGTGGTCCCTTCGCGCCGGTGACGACGCCACCCTGCGGCTGCTGCGTCGCGTCGCGCAGGTGGCCGAACCGCCGCTGCTGGAGGCGCGCGGCCACATCGTCAAACGCATGGGCGACGGCATGATGGCGGCGTTCACCGATCCGACGACCGCGCTGCGGGCCGTGCTGGTCGCCCTCGACGCGGTGAACAGCATCGAGGTCGACGGGTATACGCCGCGCATGCGCGTCGGCATGCACACGGGCCGTCCGCAGCGCATCGGGTCCGACTGGCTCGGTGTCGACGTCAACATCACCGCGCGCGTGATGGAACGCGCCGCCAAGGGCGGGTTGATGGTGTCGCACACCACGCTGGCCGGTATCGCCGACGACGACCTCGCGGAGCTCGGCGTCACCGTGAAAAGGGAACGGCGGCAGATCTTCTCACCCCGGCCCGAGGGCGTGCCGCAGGATCTCGTGATGTACCGGGTCAGAACTCCCAGCATGTTGCCAGGCCGGCGGCCGCTCCAGCAGGGTCCCCCTGACGCATAG
- the pheT gene encoding phenylalanine--tRNA ligase subunit beta produces the protein MRIPYSWLRETVRAGAPDWDVTPEELEQTFIRIGHEVEEIIEAGPVSGPLTVGRVVEIEELTEFKKPIRACKVDVGEQNVDGQPRDIVCGARNFAVGDLVVVALPGTTLPGDFTIGSRKTYGRLSDGMICSAAELNFGTDHSGIIVLPPGTAEPGAPAADVLGLDDVVFHLAVTPDRGYCLSVRGLAREIACAYDLDYVDPADVEPLPADGEAWPLTVQPGTGVQRFGLRPVTGIDPAAVSPWWLQRRLLLSGIRAISPAVDVTNYVMLELGHPMHAHDSSLITGAFDVRFARDGEKVVTLDDVERTLNSGDVLIVDDVATAAIGGVMGAGTTEVRETTTDVLLEAAVWDPAAVSRTQRRLHLASEAGRRYERSVDPAISVAALDRCAGLLAEIAGGTVQPKLTDWRDGDREDWSGPAVRIAPDLPDRTAGVEYRAGTTARRLAQIGAVVTETDGVLTVVPPSWRPDLRQPADLVEEVLRLEGLEIIPSVLPTAPAGRGLTPVQKRRRAIGKSLALAGFVEILPTPFVAAGVFDLWGLPADDPRRRTTQVLNPLESDRPHLASTLLPGLLEALNRNVSRGAADVALFGIQQVVHPTDETRAIERVPTDRRPTDEEIAALDASLPRQPQHVAAVLAGLREPAGPWGPGRPVEAADAFEAVRVIGRAAGVEFTFRAAQELPWHPGRCAEILIGDTVVGHAGQLHPAVIERSGLPKGTCAVELDLDAVPIVEILPAPSVSPFPAVFQDISVIVGDDVAAADVVDAVRGGAGELLEDVRLFDVYTGPQIGEGRKSLTLALRFRATDRTLTEDEASAARDAAVAAAAERVGAVLRG, from the coding sequence ATGCGGATTCCCTACAGCTGGCTGCGTGAGACGGTCCGTGCCGGCGCCCCGGACTGGGACGTCACACCGGAAGAGCTCGAGCAGACCTTCATCCGCATCGGCCACGAGGTCGAGGAGATCATCGAGGCGGGCCCGGTCAGCGGTCCGCTGACCGTCGGTCGCGTCGTCGAGATCGAAGAGCTCACCGAGTTCAAGAAGCCCATCCGGGCCTGCAAGGTCGACGTCGGCGAGCAGAACGTCGACGGGCAACCTCGCGACATCGTGTGCGGTGCACGCAACTTCGCGGTCGGTGACCTCGTCGTGGTGGCGCTGCCCGGTACCACGCTGCCCGGCGACTTCACGATCGGCTCGCGCAAGACCTACGGCAGGCTGTCCGACGGCATGATCTGCTCGGCCGCCGAGTTGAACTTCGGCACCGATCATTCCGGCATCATCGTGCTGCCGCCGGGGACCGCGGAGCCCGGCGCCCCGGCCGCCGACGTGCTGGGCCTCGACGACGTGGTGTTCCACCTTGCCGTGACCCCGGACCGTGGCTACTGCCTGTCGGTGCGCGGCCTGGCCCGCGAGATCGCGTGCGCCTACGACCTCGACTACGTCGACCCGGCCGACGTCGAACCGCTGCCCGCCGACGGCGAGGCGTGGCCGCTGACCGTGCAGCCCGGCACGGGTGTGCAGCGCTTCGGGTTGCGCCCGGTCACCGGCATCGACCCGGCTGCGGTGTCGCCGTGGTGGCTGCAGCGTCGTCTGCTGCTGTCCGGCATCCGCGCCATCTCACCCGCGGTCGACGTGACCAACTACGTGATGCTCGAGCTCGGGCATCCCATGCACGCGCACGACAGCAGCCTCATCACCGGTGCGTTCGACGTGCGCTTCGCACGCGACGGCGAGAAGGTGGTGACGCTCGACGATGTCGAACGCACCCTGAACTCCGGCGACGTGCTGATCGTGGACGACGTGGCGACCGCCGCGATCGGCGGCGTCATGGGTGCGGGCACCACCGAGGTACGCGAGACCACCACCGACGTGCTGCTCGAGGCCGCGGTGTGGGATCCGGCCGCGGTGTCGCGCACCCAGCGTCGCCTGCATCTGGCCAGTGAGGCCGGACGCCGCTACGAGCGTTCGGTCGACCCGGCGATTTCGGTTGCGGCCCTTGACCGTTGCGCGGGCCTGCTGGCCGAGATCGCCGGCGGCACGGTGCAGCCCAAGCTCACCGACTGGCGCGACGGTGATCGCGAGGACTGGTCCGGCCCGGCCGTGCGGATCGCGCCCGACCTGCCCGATCGCACCGCGGGCGTCGAGTACCGGGCTGGCACCACCGCGCGCCGGCTCGCCCAGATCGGCGCCGTGGTCACCGAGACCGACGGGGTGCTCACCGTGGTTCCGCCGAGTTGGCGGCCAGATCTGCGCCAGCCCGCCGACCTGGTGGAGGAGGTGCTGCGCCTCGAAGGGCTGGAGATCATCCCGTCGGTGCTGCCGACCGCGCCTGCAGGCCGCGGCCTCACGCCGGTGCAGAAGCGTCGGCGCGCGATCGGCAAGTCGCTCGCGCTGGCCGGTTTCGTCGAGATCTTGCCGACGCCGTTCGTGGCCGCGGGCGTTTTCGATCTGTGGGGTCTGCCCGCCGACGACCCGCGCAGGCGCACCACCCAGGTGCTCAACCCGCTGGAGTCCGACCGCCCGCACCTGGCGAGCACGCTGCTGCCCGGCCTGCTGGAGGCGTTGAACCGCAACGTCTCCCGGGGGGCGGCCGACGTCGCACTGTTCGGCATCCAGCAGGTGGTGCACCCGACGGATGAGACCAGGGCGATCGAGCGCGTTCCCACCGACCGCAGACCCACCGACGAGGAGATCGCCGCGCTGGACGCGTCGCTGCCGCGGCAGCCGCAGCATGTCGCCGCGGTGCTCGCCGGGCTGCGGGAGCCGGCCGGGCCCTGGGGGCCGGGCCGGCCGGTGGAGGCCGCCGATGCGTTCGAGGCCGTGCGGGTGATCGGCCGTGCCGCCGGTGTGGAGTTCACGTTCCGCGCCGCGCAAGAGCTGCCGTGGCATCCCGGCCGGTGCGCCGAGATCCTGATCGGCGACACCGTCGTCGGCCACGCCGGTCAACTGCACCCCGCGGTGATCGAGCGGTCCGGCCTGCCCAAGGGCACGTGCGCGGTCGAACTCGACCTGGATGCCGTGCCGATCGTCGAGATCCTGCCCGCGCCGTCGGTGTCACCGTTTCCTGCGGTGTTCCAGGACATCAGCGTGATCGTCGGGGACGACGTCGCGGCAGCGGACGTGGTCGACGCGGTCCGCGGCGGCGCCGGTGAACTGCTCGAAGACGTACGGCTGTTCGACGTCTACACCGGCCCGCAGATCGGGGAAGGCCGCAAGTCCCTCACCCTGGCCTTGCGCTTCCGCGCCACCGACCGCACGCTCACCGAGGACGAGGCCAGCGCCGCACGCGATGCGGCCGTCGCCGCGGCAGCCGAGCGCGTCGGCGCGGTGCTGCGCGGCTGA
- the pheS gene encoding phenylalanine--tRNA ligase subunit alpha, producing MVRTQGGETDAEQPGDLSEEALTKAVSAARHAFDTAGDLDALARAKTEHLGDRAPIALARQALASLPKADRADAGKRVNVARAEAQRSYDERLAVLRAERDAAVLVAERIDVTLPSTRQPVGARHPITILAENIADTFVAMGWELAEGPEVETEQFNFDALNFPPDHPARSEQDTFQIAPDGSRQVLRTHTSPVQIRALLERELPVYIISIGRTFRTDELDSTHTPVFHQVEGLAVDKGLTMAHLRGTLDAFARAQFGPEGRTRFRPHFFPFTEPSAEVDIWFPGKKGGPGWVEWGGCGMVNPNVLRACGIDPEVYSGFAFGMGLERTLQFRNGIPDMRDMVEGDVRFSLPFGVGA from the coding sequence GTGGTCCGCACGCAAGGAGGAGAAACTGACGCTGAGCAGCCCGGTGATCTCTCCGAAGAAGCCCTGACCAAGGCCGTCAGCGCGGCCCGCCATGCGTTCGACACAGCCGGCGACCTCGACGCGCTGGCCCGCGCCAAGACCGAGCATCTCGGCGACCGCGCGCCGATCGCGCTGGCCCGCCAGGCGCTGGCGTCGTTGCCGAAGGCCGACCGCGCCGACGCCGGCAAACGCGTCAACGTCGCCCGGGCCGAGGCGCAGCGCAGCTACGACGAGCGGTTGGCCGTCCTACGCGCCGAACGCGATGCCGCGGTGCTGGTCGCCGAGCGGATCGACGTCACGTTGCCCTCGACGCGGCAGCCGGTGGGAGCGCGGCATCCCATCACGATCCTGGCCGAGAACATCGCCGACACGTTCGTCGCGATGGGCTGGGAGCTCGCCGAGGGACCCGAGGTCGAGACCGAGCAGTTCAACTTCGACGCGCTGAACTTCCCGCCCGACCACCCTGCCCGCAGCGAGCAGGACACATTCCAGATCGCCCCCGACGGGTCGCGTCAGGTGCTGCGCACCCACACCTCGCCGGTGCAGATCCGCGCCCTGCTGGAGCGTGAGCTTCCGGTCTACATCATCTCGATCGGCCGCACGTTCCGCACCGACGAACTCGATTCGACCCACACCCCGGTGTTCCATCAGGTCGAGGGCCTGGCGGTGGACAAGGGGCTGACGATGGCGCATCTGCGCGGCACGCTGGATGCGTTCGCGCGCGCCCAGTTCGGCCCCGAGGGGCGCACGCGGTTCCGGCCGCACTTCTTCCCCTTCACCGAGCCGTCGGCCGAGGTGGACATCTGGTTTCCCGGCAAGAAGGGCGGGCCCGGCTGGGTCGAGTGGGGCGGTTGCGGCATGGTCAACCCGAATGTGCTGCGGGCCTGCGGAATCGATCCAGAGGTGTACTCGGGATTTGCCTTCGGTATGGGATTGGAGCGAACCCTGCAGTTCCGCAACGGAATTCCAGATATGCGTGACATGGTCGAGGGCGACGTCCGGTTCTCGTTGCCGTTCGGAGTCGGCGCCTGA
- a CDS encoding oxygenase MpaB family protein, producing the protein MATRATPTDTSADPLGPDSLTWKYFGDLRTGMLGVWIGAIQNMYPELGAGVEEHSILLREPLQRVARSVYPIMGVVYDGDRAPGTGAQIKGFHKTIKGVDSKGRRYHALNPETFYWAHATFFMLIIKTAEYFCGGLTEAEKRQLFDEHVQWYRMYGMSMRPVPGSWEEFQEYWETKCRDELEINRATLDILSIRIPKPWFVLMPTPIWDQLFKPLVGAQRWIAAGLFDPAVREKAGMRWTPGDEVLLRIFGKAVELAFLAVPDEIRLHPRAVSAYRRASGRIPTDAPLVEAPGFMAPPRDRWGLPMHYLPHRRSLLDRAGALVHSTLSLPALRPAKKPAQRHSAA; encoded by the coding sequence ATGGCCACACGAGCGACCCCGACCGACACCTCAGCCGACCCGCTCGGCCCGGACTCGCTGACCTGGAAATACTTCGGCGACCTCCGCACCGGCATGCTCGGGGTCTGGATCGGCGCAATCCAGAACATGTACCCGGAACTCGGTGCGGGCGTCGAGGAGCACTCGATCCTGCTGCGCGAACCGCTGCAGCGCGTGGCGCGGTCGGTGTACCCGATCATGGGCGTCGTCTACGACGGCGACCGTGCGCCGGGAACCGGCGCGCAGATCAAAGGCTTCCACAAGACCATCAAGGGCGTCGACAGCAAAGGCAGGCGCTACCACGCGCTCAATCCCGAGACGTTCTACTGGGCCCACGCGACGTTCTTCATGCTGATCATCAAGACCGCCGAGTACTTCTGCGGCGGGCTCACCGAAGCCGAGAAACGTCAACTGTTCGACGAGCATGTGCAGTGGTACCGCATGTACGGCATGAGCATGCGGCCGGTACCCGGCAGCTGGGAAGAATTCCAGGAGTACTGGGAGACCAAATGCCGCGACGAGCTGGAGATCAACCGCGCGACCCTCGACATCTTGAGCATCCGCATTCCCAAACCCTGGTTTGTGCTGATGCCGACGCCGATCTGGGACCAGTTGTTCAAGCCGCTGGTGGGTGCGCAGCGATGGATCGCCGCGGGCCTGTTCGACCCCGCGGTGCGCGAAAAGGCCGGGATGCGATGGACTCCCGGCGACGAGGTTCTGCTGCGCATCTTCGGCAAGGCCGTCGAACTGGCGTTCCTCGCCGTACCCGACGAGATCCGACTGCACCCGCGGGCGGTGTCGGCCTATCGCCGGGCTTCGGGCCGGATCCCTACCGATGCGCCGCTTGTGGAGGCACCGGGTTTCATGGCTCCCCCACGGGACCGCTGGGGACTGCCGATGCACTATCTGCCGCACAGGCGGTCCCTGCTGGACCGCGCGGGCGCCCTCGTGCACTCCACGCTTTCGTTGCCTGCGCTGCGACCAGCAAAGAAGCCGGCCCAGCGACATTCGGCAGCGTGA
- the argC gene encoding N-acetyl-gamma-glutamyl-phosphate reductase, with product MTSIAVAGASGYAGGEILRLLLGHPAYADGRLTIGALTAASSAGTTLGEHHPHLLPLADRVLQPTDAALLAQHDVVFLGLPHGHSAELATQLGDTVIIDCGADFRLTDAADWEKFYGSAHAGTWPYGLPELPGGREALKGATRIAVPGCYPTSALLALLPAVAAGLAEPNVTVVAVSGTSGAGRSAKVDLLGAEVIGSARAYNIGGKHRHTPEIAQGLRKVTDKPVTVSFTPVLIPTSRGILATCTAPTTASESEIRAAYEKAYGAEPFIHLLPEGQLPKTGSVIGSNAAQIAVAVDAEAKTLVAICAIDNLTKGTGGAAVQSMNLALGWPETEGLSIVGVAP from the coding sequence ATGACTTCGATAGCCGTGGCGGGCGCCAGCGGGTACGCCGGCGGGGAGATCCTCCGGCTGCTCCTGGGGCATCCTGCCTACGCTGACGGCAGGCTGACGATCGGCGCGCTGACCGCCGCCTCGAGTGCAGGCACCACGCTCGGCGAGCATCACCCGCACCTGCTGCCCCTCGCCGACCGGGTGCTGCAGCCCACCGACGCCGCCCTGCTGGCGCAGCATGACGTGGTGTTTCTGGGCCTGCCGCACGGGCATTCGGCCGAACTGGCGACCCAACTGGGCGACACCGTCATCATCGACTGCGGCGCCGACTTCCGGCTGACCGACGCCGCCGACTGGGAGAAGTTCTACGGCAGCGCGCACGCGGGCACCTGGCCCTACGGCCTTCCGGAACTCCCCGGCGGACGCGAGGCGCTCAAGGGCGCCACCCGGATCGCCGTGCCCGGTTGCTACCCCACTTCGGCGCTGCTGGCCTTGCTGCCCGCGGTCGCCGCGGGACTGGCCGAACCCAACGTCACCGTGGTCGCCGTCAGCGGCACGTCCGGCGCAGGCAGGTCCGCTAAGGTGGACCTGCTCGGCGCCGAGGTCATCGGATCGGCGCGCGCTTACAACATCGGCGGCAAGCACCGGCACACCCCGGAGATCGCCCAGGGCCTTCGCAAGGTCACCGACAAGCCCGTCACGGTGTCGTTCACGCCGGTCCTCATCCCGACCTCGCGCGGCATCCTGGCCACCTGCACCGCGCCCACGACGGCATCCGAGTCCGAAATCCGGGCCGCGTACGAAAAGGCCTACGGCGCAGAACCGTTCATCCACCTGCTGCCCGAAGGGCAGCTGCCCAAGACCGGATCGGTGATCGGCAGCAACGCCGCCCAGATCGCGGTGGCAGTGGACGCCGAGGCCAAGACGCTGGTGGCCATCTGCGCGATCGACAACCTGACCAAGGGCACCGGTGGTGCCGCAGTGCAATCGATGAACCTGGCCCTGGGCTGGCCCGAAACCGAAGGACTGTCGATCGTGGGAGTGGCGCCGTGA